GGCTCTCTCAGGCGAGGTTAAGGCTATTGTCACGGCTCCGATAAGCAAAAGATCCATCCATATGGCCGGCTCCACCTATCCAGGGCACACGGAAATGCTCATGGATCTTACCGGTTCAGAAAACGTAGTAATGCTTTTTGAGGGAACGAGGTTCCGTGTAGCGCCCGTGACGATACATGTTCCCCTTCGCGAAGTCCCGGACATGATTACGGAAGAAAGCGTTTACGTGACCGTTTCCATATCCGCTCAGGAACTCAGAAAAAGATTCGGTGTCAAAGATCCGAAGATAGTCGTCTGCGGGCTAAACCCGCACGCAGGAGAGTCGGGATCTTTCGGCAATGAGGAGCAAGAGCATATAATTCCGGCTCTTGAGAGGGCGAGAGCCGAAGGGATATCCGTCGAGGGCCCCCTTCCCGCGGACACCCTTTTCTACGACGCTCTTCGCGGCAAATGGGACCTTGTGGTCGCCATGTACCACGACCAGGGCTTCGTGCCCTTCAAGATGCTTTCTTTCGATACCGGGGTTAACGTAACTCTGGGACTGCCTATACTGCGAACCTCTCCTGACCATGGAACCGCTTTTGACATAGCGTGGAAGGGCGCTGCGCGCCCCGAGAGCATGATTCAGGCAGTAAAAGTAGCCATGGAGATATGCGACGTAAGGTAGTAAAGTGCTTAAGCGGCCATATTAACAAACGGGCATTTCTAAAAATTGATTCGCGGCTCAAGATTGCGGACAACTTCCCATTTTTCCCTTTCAACCAAGGGGGTTTTCTTCATGCGAAGCTGCTTTTTGTCCCATTTTCCGCTCCTCAGAAGCAATTTTCTCCCTTATCTCCGGCTTATCCCCCGCTCACCGCTTCTTCAAGATAAACCAGCCGCCGCATGCTGTACGCCAGGTTCTTAAGTCCTATGCACGCCCCGGCTCTCACAACACCTATGCTTCTTAAAAGTCTC
The Candidatus Dadabacteria bacterium DNA segment above includes these coding regions:
- the pdxA gene encoding 4-hydroxythreonine-4-phosphate dehydrogenase PdxA — translated: MSGKSKIAVTMGDPNGIGPEVCIRAFYDGFFEDIYDILFVGSEPVLQRANGEFGKGGPLSIIDPTDFTLGDIEEGVRSEKAGRASIACIEKAVAMALSGEVKAIVTAPISKRSIHMAGSTYPGHTEMLMDLTGSENVVMLFEGTRFRVAPVTIHVPLREVPDMITEESVYVTVSISAQELRKRFGVKDPKIVVCGLNPHAGESGSFGNEEQEHIIPALERARAEGISVEGPLPADTLFYDALRGKWDLVVAMYHDQGFVPFKMLSFDTGVNVTLGLPILRTSPDHGTAFDIAWKGAARPESMIQAVKVAMEICDVR